The nucleotide window CAATCCGAGTGCCATGGGCACGGTACATGCTTATCCTATTTTAGCTCATGAAAAATATATTGTGTATCATAGCTAATTTTAAATTTTTCAAGTAACTCAAGGTACTCCTCTCTAAATGTTTTGTGCTGATGGTGTTCTTGCTGATTTTGCACGTATCTGAATATTATGTCAACATCCCGCTGGCTATAGGAAAATACGCCATAACCTTCCTGCCACTCAAACCTTTGTTTTGTAAGCGCATGATCATTGATATATTTTGATGACTTGGCTTTCACTATTTTCATCAGTTCTGAAATGGATACTACAGGCTTCAGCCCGAAAAAACAATGCATGTGATCTGCAACTCCGTTGACAAAAATGGTTTTTACATCCTGTTTCGTTTATTAGATTTCCTATCACAGCTTGTATGCTGGTTCGCCATTTATCGTCAAGCATAGCGCTCCGATGTTTAACAGCGAAAACTGTCTCGAGGTAGATTTGGTAATAAGTGTTTGCCATAGGTTTTATATTTTGGCATAAAAGTGTAGTTTTTAGAATGCTTCGAGCTTACGGCTCTCAACCGTAATTTTTGCTTTTTTTTCAACGGACTAAAGTCCATTGTTAAAACAATAGTTCGAGCCTTTGGCTCTGCGGATTGAAATTATAGCATTTCAAAAGGAACCCGTTGCAAAAAAATATTGATAAGTAAGAGCCCGGGTTGTAAATTCGGTAGTTTAAAAGTTCGTCAATCGCAGATATGGTGAAGCGCATTCAATCCACCCCCGGCTACCAGATCGTTGAAGACTGGTTTACATCTTTAGAGAACCGGCCATTCAGTTTCCAGCAGGAAAGCTGGCAGCGCTTTCACGAGGGTAAATCCGGACTTGTGATCGCCCCAACCGGTTTTGGTAAAACTTTTTCTGTTTTCTTTTCAGTAGTGATACACTATCTCAATCATCCCAAAGAATATGGCGATGGGCTGAAGCTGATATGGATCACACCTTTGCGTTCGCTGGCAAAAGACCTGGGCAGGGCAATGTCAGAAGCTTTAGGACAACTGGGGCTGGATTGGGAGGTAGGCGTAAGAAACGGTGATACCTCAACAGCCGAAAGGCAGAGGCAGGTAAAGCGAATGCCCGATGTATTGATTATTACGCCGGAAAGTCTTCATTTACTATTCGCTCAAAAAGACAATACCCGTTACTTCAAATACCTGAAATGTATCGCGGTAGATGAATGGCACGAATTGCTGGGCAGTAAACGGGGGGTGTTAACCGAGCTGGCGATATCGAGGTTGAAGCATATTGTACCTGAACTTCGTATCTGGGGCATCAGTGCTACTATCGGCAACATAGAGGAAGCCCTGCAAGTGCTGATCCCATATGACGATACACCTAAAACCATTGTTAGGTCAAAAGAAAAAAAGAAGACGGAGATTATATCTATCATTCCTGACGAAATAGAAGTGCTGCCCTGGGCCGGGCACCTGGGTACCAAGATGGCTGCGCAACTCATCCCTATTATCAATGAAAGCCGTACCACGCTGATCTTTACCAATACCCGCGGGCAAAGCGAGTTGTGGTACCAGGTTATGCTTTCTGTAGCACCCGATCTGGCCGGCCAGCTGGCCATTCATCATGGTTCTATTGATATGGAATTGCGCAACTGGATTGAAGATATGCTGCATACTGCACAACTGAAAGCAGTGATCTGTACGTCTTCCCTCGACCTGGGCGTTGACTTTAAGCCGGTGGATACGGTGATACAGATTGGATCTCCCAAAGGGGTGGCCCGCTTTTTACAGCGTGCAGGACGCAGTGGACACTCACCTTTTGAAACATCGAAAATATATTTCCTACCCACCCACTCACTGGAGTTGGTGGAAGCGGCAGCTTTGAAAGAAGCGGCTTTAAAAGGTGTGATTGAAAGCCGGCAGCCGTTGGTGCAAACATTCGATGTATTGGTGCAATACCTGGTAACGCTGGCTGTTGGAGAAGGTTTCTTAGAAGAGCATGTATATCAGCAGGTGAAGCAAACCTTTGCTTTTAGTTATATGGAAAGGGAGGAATGGTTATGGGCATTGCGTTTTATTACGCAGGGCGGAGATGTATTAACGGCATATGAAGACTTTCAAAAAGTAATTATAGAAGACGGTATTTATAAAGTAAAGAACCGGCGCATAGCCATGATGCACCGCATGAACCTGGGCGTTATTGTGAGCGATCCGATGCTGAAGGTCAAGTTTCTAAGTGGAGGCTATATCGGGATGGTGGAGGAGTACTTTGTGTCGAAGCTCAATCCGGGCGATAAATTCGGGCTGGCGGGTAAAATACTGGAATTCACGATGATCAAAGACATGACGGTGCTGGTGAAAAAGAGCACTGCTAAACGTGCGATCACACCGAGCTGGCTGGGAGGCAGGCTGCCACTGAGTTCTAACCTGAGTGCTTTTTTACGCCATAAATTCAGCGAGGCATTACACCCCGGCGCCAAAGAATTAGAGCTTCGAAAACTACACCCTCTTTTTGTACAGCAAGAGGCTCACTCTCATATTCCAAAAGAAAGTGAGTTTTTGATAGAGCTGATCCAGACACGCGACGGTCATCATCTGTTCATGTATCCTTTTGAAGGGAGATTGGTGCATGAAGTGATGAGTGCCTTGGTAGCCTATCGCATCAGCCGCATTCAGCCCATCAGCTTTTCTATGGCCATGAATGATTATGGCTTTGAACTGCTAAGTGATCAGCCCATCCCGATGGATAAGATTGATATGAATCAGGTTCTGTCTGCTGAGCATCTTACCGAAGACATTGCCCGTAGTATTAATGCCGCTGAAATGGCAGGACGTAAATTCAGGGATATTGCAGTTATTGCCGGGCTGGTGATGAAAAACTACGCCGGGAAATATAAGACAGATAAAAACCTTCAATCTTCCTCCGGCCTTATTTTCAGGATATTTGAACAGTATGATGCTCAGAACCTTTTAATGCGACAGGCTTTTGAAGAGGTTTTTTACCAACAGCTGGAAGAACCCCGTTTAGCAGCAGCCCTGCAACGCATTCAACAAAGTAAGATCATTATTGTTAATGCTAAAGCCTTCACGCCCCTGAGCTTTCCGATAAAAGTAGATAGCTTGCGGCAGGATTTAAGTAGTGAAGAGCTGGACGCCAAAGTAAAGAAGATGCAGGATGAAGTGCTGCGGAAGGTGGATGGGAGAGGGGAATAGTGAATGGGAAATGTGAGTCGCAAATATTTAAAATAGATTATAAAATAGTGCTGGTTAGTTGTTGATATAAATGGAAATTGTTGTTCAAAATGAAATATTGATATTGTCTGCTTTACGGGCTATATACTGGCCGCGTAAAAAAGCGCTGATCCTGTCAGATATGCATCTGGGCAAGACCGGCTATTTCCGTTCAAAAGGTATTCCCATTCCTTCTACGGTGCTGGCTAATGATCTGCAGAGACTGTCGTTGCTGATCGACACCTATAGTCCGGAAACTATAGTTGTCGCGGGCGATATGTTTCACCATGATTATAATGCAGATATTGATTATTTTCATACCTGGAGACAGTTGTATAATAGCATAGCTTTTATTTTGGTGCCTGGTAATCATGATAAGCTGCTGAATATAGATTACCAGGCATTGAGCATCCAACTGACAGAGAAGAAGCATTGGCTGGAGCCTTTTACCATTATACATGAGCCGGTTGAACGCTCCGAAACCTTTATGATTAGCGGCCACATACATCCCGGCTATACCATGGCTGGTCGCGCCCGCCAAACTTTACGGCTTCCTTGTTTTATTATAGGCCAACGGCAAATAATTCTACCTGCTTTTAGTCTTTTTACCGGATTATATACGGGGCACCAGACCATCGATACGAATAGCTACTATTTGATTGGAAATGATACGATATTCAAAGTATAGCTTTCGTTTCGGCATGATTTTTTAAGCCATTGCTTAAACGATAAGTATATGTCGAAAACAACAAAAAAGTCTACGGATCCTATTGATTCTCCAAAAGAAGTTAAAGAAAGTAAAGATCCAAAAATCGACCAGGACGTTCCGGGCTTTCCCAGTCATCCTTCCAGTAAAGAGGATTTAAAAAAGAAAGATCCGGCTAATAAAACGAATAAAAAATAACGCAAATGTAATTGGGATGGAAGTGGGCAAATCTTTAATTTCGTGGCCAATATTTAAATCTTAAATCCTAAAAAGCATTTTTACTTATGAAAAGAATAGGGCTTTCTTTAATGGCCATCTCTATGTTGGTGGGTGCCGCTAACGCACAGTTAAAAGTTAACACAAAGGCTATCGGGGCGGTTGGGAAAGGTGTAAAAGCAGCTGCGTACAGTGATGCAGATGCAGCGCGTGATGCGGCTGCCGGCGTGAAATGGATGGATGAGCACAATCCTGTAGCGGATGCGAATGATCCGTATACAGTTCGTTTAAACAAAATTTTCGGTAAGCACAAATCTGAAGACGGGTTAAATCTAAACTACAAAGTTTACAAGGTGGTTGATATTAATGCTTTTGCATGTGCAGATGGTAGTGTCAGGGTTTTTTCGTCTTTAATGGACATCATGAGCGATGATGAGTTGCTGGCTGTAATTGGGCATGAAATCGGCCATGTTAGAAACCATGACTCTAAAGATGCGATGAAAGCTGCTTTAACAAGGTCAGCGGTTGCTGATGCTGCCGGTTCTCAATCGGGTGTGGCAGCTTCTCTGACGGATAGCCAGCTGGGCGCCTTAGCCGAAGCAATGATGGACAGTAAACATAGCCGTAAACAGGAAACTGATGCCGATACTTACAGCTACGATTTTATGAAAAAGCATGGTTATAATGTAATGGGCGCTTATAACGCATTTATGACTTTGGCCAGTTTGAGTGAGGGTGGTGCACAGGCATCTAAATTTCAAAAAATGATGAACTCTCACCCGGATAGTAAGCAACGCGCCGAAGAGGTGAAAAAAAGAGCCCAAAAAGACGGGCTTTGGAAAGAGGCTGATATCAAGAAAATAAAATAATCGATATTGTGATGATTGGTAAAAAAGCCAGTGATTTAAATCGCTGGCTTTTTTTTATGCGAATAACTCCTGGTCTTCCCTGTCTTCAGTTGGAATTTTTTTGATGAAATCGTCAAATTCCGGTCCCTCATGGTCGCTGTAGGCGCCGTATGCATCCAGTATGTAGCTGATCTTTCCCTGGGTGTCTTCAACTATATAAAGCACCGAATTATCGCCCGGATCGGAGTCTCCTTCAAACCTGAATGTCTGAAACAGGAGTAAATCCTCCGGCTGATAGATCTTGCCTAATTTTTCAGAAGCCATTTGTTTGTCATGATTTAATTTGATTTCGCTTTCCACACCCTTTTGTCTTAATTTTTCCAATACCTGGCTCAAGGTGGTCATTTCAGTTGGCTGTTGCATTTTGATTAGGTTTTAAAGAGTTATAAAGTGCTACGTTGTATGCGGTGCATAAATTAAGCCAAACTGCACCCGTTCTGCCACGCCAAAATCCTTGTATAGGAGTTCTTAATTCTGCTTACTTTTGCGCTTCTTTTGAATACCGGTCATTTTCATACAAACTGAACTATAGCGCTCTTTATGAAGCAAAAGAATTATTATATTATAGATTTCGACAGCACTTTTACACAGGTAGAGGCATTGGACGAGTTGGTTAGGATTTCTTTAAAGGATAATCCTGATAAAGAAAAAATCTTCAAAAAAATCGAAGAATATACCAACCTGGCCATGGAAGGGCAGCTTTCCTTTTCCGAAAGCCTGGCAGAAAGGGTAAAATTACTGGGCGCCAATAAAGAGCATCTAAAAAAACTGGTAACACATTTGAAAAAGAAAGTGTCTAAATCATTCTCGCGAAATGCACCTTTCTTTAAAAAACATGCAGATGATGTGCTGATCGTTTCCGGGGGGTTTAAAGAGTTTATCACCCCGGTAGTTAAAAAGTTTAATATAAAAAAGGAAAACATCTACGCTAATACCTTTTTATTCGACAGCGAGGGTACTATTATTGGCTACGATACAGCTAATCCTTTAAGCCAGGAAGGAGGGAAGGTAAAGCTGATGAAGGAATTGAAACTGGAAGGAAATCTTTATGGTATTGGCGACGGCTATTCAGACTTTCAATTGAAAGAAAGCGGGCATGTTAAAAAGTTCTTTGCTTACACCGAGAACATTTCCCGTAACAGTGTTACTTCAAAGGCCGATTACATCACACCCAGCTTCGATGAGTTTTTATACCTCAATAAATTACCCGGCTCTATCTCTTATCCTAAGAACAGGATCATTGCCATTGTAGCAGGCAGTGTTCCGGAGGAAAGCGTTGAGCTGCTCAGGCAGGAAGGGTTTACCGTGGTAGCAGAACAGGAGGCAGATGAAAAAACGATTCAGAAAGCAGGGATTCTGCTGGTAGCTGACAAAATTATATTAGACAGCAAGCAAATCAAAAAAGCCACACGTCTTAAAGTGATCGGCTATTTTGGTCATGCACAAACGGAATTGCCGGTATCGTTTTGCACCGAAAAGGGTATTGTTATTTTTGATGCATCTAAAACATCTGCAAAGGGAGCCAATGCTATTTCCCAAAGAATCATAGATTTTATCAACAGGGGATCTGTTCAGCATAGTATTAATTTTCCTTCTCTTCAACTGACTGCGGTAACAAAAACGCATCGCATTATTCACATTCATAAGAATGTACCGGGTGTTATGGCGCATATCAATACAGTACTCGCCGAGCATGCTATTAATATTGATGCGCAATATTTAATGACGAACCCAACCATCGGGTATGTCATCATTGACATCAATAAAGAATACGATAAGCAGCTGCTGAAAGAGCTGAAAGCCATTGAGCATACGATCCAGTTCAGGGTATTGTATTAATAGCCCGTACATCTCCGCTGCAGTTTAGATAACAATAATGTTATCTGAAAATTTCTGGCTTACAGATTTTGTTTCGCCGTTGATTTCGATGGTCATCATGCCGTCGAATGCCTCTCTGGCAATCACTTTGATCTTATTGTTGATGCCCAGGCCCAGGCTTACCACGTATTGGAGGAAGGAAGTTGAATTGTCTTTTACCGCAACCATTTTACAGGAACTGCCAGGCTCTGCTTTGGAAAGGGTTTTCTTGGATTGTTTCTGAAAGACCCCTTTTTCGTTGGGGATGGGATCGCCATGCGGATCATACTCGGGGTATTGAAGAAACTGGTCGAGCCTGTTGATCAGTTTTTTAGAGCGGATGTGCTCCAGCTCTTCTGCTACCTCATGCACTTCATCCCAGCTGAATTCCAGCTTTTCATATAAAAAGGTTTCCCATAACCGGTGCTTCCTGATCACATCAACGGCCAGTTCACGGCCGGTTTTGGTTAGTTTAATTTTCCCGTATTTTTCATAGTTGACCAGCTTTTTGCCCTTCAGCTTCTTCAACATTTCGTTCACAGACGCGGGTTTAACGGACAGGGCTGCAGCCAGTTCATTAGTGCCCGCTTCCTCTGTGGTATTGTCCAGCCCGATCTTAAAAATCGTCTTTAAATAATTTTCTTCTGTATATGAAAAGTCCATTCTTCAATTTTTAGGTTCGATGCCAAAGGTAGAATAATATTTTAAAATAAATTTGTTAGGCATGCCTAACTATTATAGTTTTGCATGGTAAACTTAATCATGAGCATGAAAGATGGATTTGTTCTGATTGCACTACTTTGCTGCTGGCCCTCCCAGCTGATAGCACAATCGGCATCAATAAAAGGAAAGGTGGTTAGCAATGGTAGCGCAGAGTCCTGGGTAAATGTATTCCTGGAGAATACCAACCTGGCAACGGCTACAGATAGTTTGGGCAATTTTAAATTGGACAGTATTCATCCCGGTCAATATAAACTGATTACAAGTCATCTCAGTTATGAGCCCTACATCAAAGAAGTTACAGTTGATGAAGGTCAATCTCTTACAATCAATATAGATCTCAGTGCCCTGGCTAAATCAGGTACATTAAAAGATGTGGTGATCTCCGGGACCATGAAAGCGGTGAGCCGGCTCGAAAGCCCTGTACCGGTAGAAGTATACACGCCGGCCTATTTTAAAAAGAATCCAACGCCCAGTATATTCGATGCGTTGCAGAATATCAATGGCGTAAGGCCGCAACTCAATTGTAATATTTGTAATACCGGGGATATCCATATCAACGGTTTAGAGGGGCCATACACCATGGTGTTGATCGATGGTATGCCAATTGTAAGCTCCCTGGGATCAGTGTACGGCCTTTCGGGTATTCCAAATTCCCTGGTGGAAAGGATTGAGATAGTTAAAGGCCCCGCTTCTTCTCTATATGGGAGCGAGGCCGTTGGCGGGTTGATCAATATTATTACACAAAAACCACAGAATGCGCCGCGGCTCAGTGCAGACCTGATGTCCACCACCTGGGGCGAGTATAATGCCGACCTGGGATTTTCGTTGAAAGCAGGTAAGAAGGCAAGCGTGCTTACGGGCATTAATTATTTTAATTTTCAAAACAGGATAGACCGTAACCACGACCACTTTACCGATGTTACCTTGCAACACCGTATATCCGTTTTCCAGAAATGGAATTTTGAAAGAAAAGAAAATCGCCTGTTCAGTGTTGCGGGAAGATACATGTACGAGGATCGTTGGGGCGGTGATACGCGATGGGATAAGCGATACCGGGGCGGGGATGAGATCTATGGAGAAAGCATTTATACCAATCGCGCCGAACTGCTGGGGAATTACCAGCTTCCTGTGAAAGAAAAGCTGTATTTTTCTTTTTCGCTTATTAACCACGACCAGGATAGCCGCTACGGAACCACTTCTTATATCGCCAATCAGAAAATTGCTTTTGGTCAGCTGGTGTGGGACAAAAAAATGGGTATACACGATTGGCTGGCTGGTACCGCCCTCCGGTATACTTACTATGATGATAATACACCAGGTACAGCCAATGCGAGCGGCAGGAACCAGCCGGAGAAGACCTGGCTGCCGGGTGTTTTTTTACAGGACGAAATGACGTTAGCTCCAAAACATAAGCTGCTCCTTGGTTTTCGTTATGATCATAATAATATTCATGGAAGCATTTATACGCCCAGGATAGCTTATAAATGGTCTGTTAACGATAATAACATAATAAGGCTGAATGCAGGAACGGGCTTCCGCGTAGTGAATTTATTTACCGAAGATCATGCAGCGCTTACCGGTGCAAGGGATGTGATAGTGGAAGATGACTTAAAGCCTGAAAGATCCTATAATGCCAATCTGAATTTTGTGAAGAAGCTGCATTTCAATTCAGGTACCTTCATTGGTTTGGATGCAACTGCTTTCTATACCTGGTTTACCAATCGTATTGTGCCGGATTATGAGTCCAATGTTAACCAGATTATTTATAGTAACCTGAATGGTCATGCAGTAAGTAAAGGCATCAGCCTGAATACGGATATTAATTTCATCAATGGCCTGAAGTTTATTATAGGAGGAACTTTGATGGAGAACACGCTAACGGAGAATGGAAAAACAGAGCAGCAGATACTTACTGAAAAGTTCACGGGTACCTGGGCTGTTTCCTATAAGATACGCCCCTTGCATCTTTCTATTGACTATACCGGGAATATATATAGTCCCATGCGCTTACCCCTGTTGGGAGATCTGGATCCCAGAAACCCCGAATCTCCCTGGTGGAGCATTCAGAATATCCAGTTCACCTACGACGGGTTTAAAAAGCTGGAACTATATGCGGGTGTAAAGAACCTGCTGAACTGGACACCGGCTAAAAGCACACCCTTTCTGATAGCCAGGTCCAATGACCCCTTTGATAAGAATGTAGTGTTTAATGATAACGGACAGGTGGTGGCTACGCCTGATAACCCTTACACTTTAACCTTTGATCCATCTTATGTATATGCTCCCAACCAGGGCATCAGGGGCTTTTTAGGAGTGAGGTTTAAACTGTAATAAATGAAGTGGTTAAAATACATACTCATCACCATTGCCGGCATACTATTGCTTTCACACATTAGCAAAGCGCAAGTAAAAGCTTACTCGTTTGAACAAGTGGAGACGCTTCAGAAAAATGAGAAACGGAATGTGGTTGTGTTTATTTATACGAATTGGTGTCAATACTGCCAGGCAATGAAAAGTACTACGCTGGAGAATGGCCAGGTTCGTAAAATGCTAAACGATCAGTTTTATTATCTTGCATTGAACGCTGAAGAAAAAAAAGATATCCGGTTCAATAACAAGCTGTTTAAGTATAAGCCCAATGGAGCGAATACAGGCGCCCACGAACTAGCCGAGGCCCTGGGCAATATCGACGGGAAGCTGGCATACCCGGCTTTAGTAGTATTAAACAGCAGGTACGAAATTGTTTTCCAGTATAGCGGCTTTTTACATACAAAAGCAATGCGTGCCGTGCTGGACAATACATTACAATAAATGCATTGTTACAATAGCTTACTTTACTTCGAATGCTTCTCTTAGTCGTATATCTTTTGACGAAGCGCCGATCATAATGCGGAATGAACCCGGTTCAATCACAGGTCTTAAGTCCTTATCCAGCATGGATAAATGTTCAGGACATACAACGAATGATAGTTGCCGGCTTTGGCCTCCTTTTAAATGTATGCGCTGAAATCCTTTTAGTTCCATAACGGGGCGGG belongs to Niabella yanshanensis and includes:
- a CDS encoding transposase, with the protein product MHCFFGLKPVVSISELMKIVKAKSSKYINDHALTKQRFEWQEGYGVFSYSQRDVDIIFRYVQNQQEHHQHKTFREEYLELLEKFKISYDTQYIFHELK
- a CDS encoding ligase-associated DNA damage response DEXH box helicase, with translation MVKRIQSTPGYQIVEDWFTSLENRPFSFQQESWQRFHEGKSGLVIAPTGFGKTFSVFFSVVIHYLNHPKEYGDGLKLIWITPLRSLAKDLGRAMSEALGQLGLDWEVGVRNGDTSTAERQRQVKRMPDVLIITPESLHLLFAQKDNTRYFKYLKCIAVDEWHELLGSKRGVLTELAISRLKHIVPELRIWGISATIGNIEEALQVLIPYDDTPKTIVRSKEKKKTEIISIIPDEIEVLPWAGHLGTKMAAQLIPIINESRTTLIFTNTRGQSELWYQVMLSVAPDLAGQLAIHHGSIDMELRNWIEDMLHTAQLKAVICTSSLDLGVDFKPVDTVIQIGSPKGVARFLQRAGRSGHSPFETSKIYFLPTHSLELVEAAALKEAALKGVIESRQPLVQTFDVLVQYLVTLAVGEGFLEEHVYQQVKQTFAFSYMEREEWLWALRFITQGGDVLTAYEDFQKVIIEDGIYKVKNRRIAMMHRMNLGVIVSDPMLKVKFLSGGYIGMVEEYFVSKLNPGDKFGLAGKILEFTMIKDMTVLVKKSTAKRAITPSWLGGRLPLSSNLSAFLRHKFSEALHPGAKELELRKLHPLFVQQEAHSHIPKESEFLIELIQTRDGHHLFMYPFEGRLVHEVMSALVAYRISRIQPISFSMAMNDYGFELLSDQPIPMDKIDMNQVLSAEHLTEDIARSINAAEMAGRKFRDIAVIAGLVMKNYAGKYKTDKNLQSSSGLIFRIFEQYDAQNLLMRQAFEEVFYQQLEEPRLAAALQRIQQSKIIIVNAKAFTPLSFPIKVDSLRQDLSSEELDAKVKKMQDEVLRKVDGRGE
- the pdeM gene encoding ligase-associated DNA damage response endonuclease PdeM; the protein is MEIVVQNEILILSALRAIYWPRKKALILSDMHLGKTGYFRSKGIPIPSTVLANDLQRLSLLIDTYSPETIVVAGDMFHHDYNADIDYFHTWRQLYNSIAFILVPGNHDKLLNIDYQALSIQLTEKKHWLEPFTIIHEPVERSETFMISGHIHPGYTMAGRARQTLRLPCFIIGQRQIILPAFSLFTGLYTGHQTIDTNSYYLIGNDTIFKV
- a CDS encoding M48 family metalloprotease, with translation MKRIGLSLMAISMLVGAANAQLKVNTKAIGAVGKGVKAAAYSDADAARDAAAGVKWMDEHNPVADANDPYTVRLNKIFGKHKSEDGLNLNYKVYKVVDINAFACADGSVRVFSSLMDIMSDDELLAVIGHEIGHVRNHDSKDAMKAALTRSAVADAAGSQSGVAASLTDSQLGALAEAMMDSKHSRKQETDADTYSYDFMKKHGYNVMGAYNAFMTLASLSEGGAQASKFQKMMNSHPDSKQRAEEVKKRAQKDGLWKEADIKKIK
- a CDS encoding HAD-IB family phosphatase; translation: MKQKNYYIIDFDSTFTQVEALDELVRISLKDNPDKEKIFKKIEEYTNLAMEGQLSFSESLAERVKLLGANKEHLKKLVTHLKKKVSKSFSRNAPFFKKHADDVLIVSGGFKEFITPVVKKFNIKKENIYANTFLFDSEGTIIGYDTANPLSQEGGKVKLMKELKLEGNLYGIGDGYSDFQLKESGHVKKFFAYTENISRNSVTSKADYITPSFDEFLYLNKLPGSISYPKNRIIAIVAGSVPEESVELLRQEGFTVVAEQEADEKTIQKAGILLVADKIILDSKQIKKATRLKVIGYFGHAQTELPVSFCTEKGIVIFDASKTSAKGANAISQRIIDFINRGSVQHSINFPSLQLTAVTKTHRIIHIHKNVPGVMAHINTVLAEHAINIDAQYLMTNPTIGYVIIDINKEYDKQLLKELKAIEHTIQFRVLY
- a CDS encoding metal-dependent transcriptional regulator; translated protein: MDFSYTEENYLKTIFKIGLDNTTEEAGTNELAAALSVKPASVNEMLKKLKGKKLVNYEKYGKIKLTKTGRELAVDVIRKHRLWETFLYEKLEFSWDEVHEVAEELEHIRSKKLINRLDQFLQYPEYDPHGDPIPNEKGVFQKQSKKTLSKAEPGSSCKMVAVKDNSTSFLQYVVSLGLGINNKIKVIAREAFDGMMTIEINGETKSVSQKFSDNIIVI
- a CDS encoding TonB-dependent receptor, which encodes MSMKDGFVLIALLCCWPSQLIAQSASIKGKVVSNGSAESWVNVFLENTNLATATDSLGNFKLDSIHPGQYKLITSHLSYEPYIKEVTVDEGQSLTINIDLSALAKSGTLKDVVISGTMKAVSRLESPVPVEVYTPAYFKKNPTPSIFDALQNINGVRPQLNCNICNTGDIHINGLEGPYTMVLIDGMPIVSSLGSVYGLSGIPNSLVERIEIVKGPASSLYGSEAVGGLINIITQKPQNAPRLSADLMSTTWGEYNADLGFSLKAGKKASVLTGINYFNFQNRIDRNHDHFTDVTLQHRISVFQKWNFERKENRLFSVAGRYMYEDRWGGDTRWDKRYRGGDEIYGESIYTNRAELLGNYQLPVKEKLYFSFSLINHDQDSRYGTTSYIANQKIAFGQLVWDKKMGIHDWLAGTALRYTYYDDNTPGTANASGRNQPEKTWLPGVFLQDEMTLAPKHKLLLGFRYDHNNIHGSIYTPRIAYKWSVNDNNIIRLNAGTGFRVVNLFTEDHAALTGARDVIVEDDLKPERSYNANLNFVKKLHFNSGTFIGLDATAFYTWFTNRIVPDYESNVNQIIYSNLNGHAVSKGISLNTDINFINGLKFIIGGTLMENTLTENGKTEQQILTEKFTGTWAVSYKIRPLHLSIDYTGNIYSPMRLPLLGDLDPRNPESPWWSIQNIQFTYDGFKKLELYAGVKNLLNWTPAKSTPFLIARSNDPFDKNVVFNDNGQVVATPDNPYTLTFDPSYVYAPNQGIRGFLGVRFKL
- a CDS encoding thioredoxin family protein, which codes for MKWLKYILITIAGILLLSHISKAQVKAYSFEQVETLQKNEKRNVVVFIYTNWCQYCQAMKSTTLENGQVRKMLNDQFYYLALNAEEKKDIRFNNKLFKYKPNGANTGAHELAEALGNIDGKLAYPALVVLNSRYEIVFQYSGFLHTKAMRAVLDNTLQ